A window of Acinonyx jubatus isolate Ajub_Pintada_27869175 chromosome E4, VMU_Ajub_asm_v1.0, whole genome shotgun sequence contains these coding sequences:
- the S100A1 gene encoding protein S100-A1 — MGSELETAMETLINVFHAHSGKEGDKYKLSKKELKELLQTELSGFLDAQKDADAVDKVMKELDENGDGEVDFQEYVVLVAALTVACNNFFWENS, encoded by the exons ATGGGCTCAGAGCTGGAGACGGCGATGGAGACTCTCATCAACGTGTTCCACGCCCACtcgggcaaagagggagacaagtACAAGCTGAGCAAGAAGGAGCTAAAAGAGCTGCTGCAGACCGAGCTCTCTGGCTTCCTGGAC GCCCAGAAGGATGCAGACGCTGTGGACAAGGTGATGAAAGAGCTAGACGAGAATGGAGATGGGGAGGTGGACTTCCAAGAGTATGTGGTGCTGGTGGCTGCCCTCACAGTGGCCTGTAACAACTTTTTCTGGGAGAACAGTTGA